A DNA window from Fibrobacter sp. UWH4 contains the following coding sequences:
- a CDS encoding Rpn family recombination-promoting nuclease/putative transposase — translation MNNVIIAENNTHPEDDINIAKEFNIILDSVADESSFTHDRYLRFAFANPKRMAELLELYARRKPSLREFLDTINISTLRGVPENFSSDKHAGSADLVFEADLKTGGKAGLFVGIIAEHKSDIDDNVMRQISEYHHHLFAEKKKDVPVVAFIVYNGADGWDPLSKPHFADYPEYYHDIGYPFKVEFLDIGHDIDDAELKCFSPMTLVALTSLKYIFNEEKFTVSFREAAAHLLKLDRSPEGRDFIKQSLSYFLWRWPNKHKDIKMDRPEIVAKRGYETFAEHYVNKGHADAIDIMREVGISHEQVAEVKKRLAALNK, via the coding sequence ATGAATAATGTTATCATTGCAGAAAACAATACCCATCCTGAAGACGATATCAATATTGCAAAGGAATTCAACATTATTCTTGATTCTGTTGCAGACGAAAGCAGCTTTACCCATGACCGTTACCTGCGTTTCGCCTTCGCGAATCCGAAGCGCATGGCAGAATTGCTTGAACTCTATGCAAGGCGAAAGCCATCGCTGAGGGAATTTCTTGACACCATCAACATCTCAACGCTGCGTGGCGTCCCCGAAAATTTTTCGAGCGACAAACATGCCGGTTCGGCTGACCTCGTTTTCGAGGCGGATCTGAAAACGGGCGGCAAGGCGGGGCTATTCGTGGGCATTATCGCGGAGCACAAGTCCGATATCGATGATAACGTGATGAGACAGATTTCTGAGTATCACCATCATTTATTTGCCGAGAAGAAGAAGGATGTCCCCGTGGTCGCCTTTATTGTCTATAACGGCGCGGACGGCTGGGATCCGCTCTCAAAGCCGCATTTTGCGGACTATCCCGAATACTACCACGATATCGGCTACCCCTTCAAGGTAGAATTCCTTGACATCGGCCACGATATCGATGACGCTGAATTGAAGTGCTTTTCGCCCATGACCCTTGTCGCGCTCACTTCTTTGAAGTATATTTTTAATGAAGAAAAGTTCACTGTTTCTTTCCGCGAGGCTGCGGCACACCTGCTCAAGCTGGACCGCTCGCCCGAAGGCAGGGACTTTATCAAGCAGTCGCTCTCCTACTTTTTGTGGAGGTGGCCCAACAAGCACAAGGATATCAAGATGGACAGGCCGGAAATTGTAGCGAAGCGTGGATACGAAACCTTTGCGGAGCATTACGTGAACAAGGGGCACGCAGATGCTATCGACATTATGCGCGAGGTGGGCATTTCGCATGAGCAAGTCGCTGAAGTAAAAAAACGACTTGCTGCTTTGAATAAGTAA
- a CDS encoding DUF1016 N-terminal domain-containing protein, which produces MAKEVISTRLVQDAKQIIETARKNAVRSVDFCRVQMYWKLGKRIFEEEQHGKKRADYGAYIVKSLAEKLEAEYGSGFGIRQIERIRQFFLLYPIASAVRTQLNWSQYKMLIAISDPDKREYYELEAVNNSWNGRELERILEAPQEVIKDPMVLEFLGLESSPAFLCV; this is translated from the coding sequence ATGGCTAAAGAAGTTATCTCTACGAGGCTAGTCCAAGATGCCAAGCAAATCATCGAGACTGCGCGGAAAAATGCGGTTAGGAGCGTTGATTTCTGTCGTGTCCAGATGTACTGGAAACTTGGCAAGCGTATTTTCGAAGAAGAACAGCATGGCAAGAAGCGTGCCGATTACGGGGCGTATATCGTGAAATCGCTTGCTGAAAAGCTGGAAGCGGAGTATGGCAGCGGATTTGGTATTCGACAAATTGAACGCATACGTCAATTTTTCCTATTGTATCCAATTGCGTCCGCAGTGCGGACGCAATTGAACTGGTCTCAATATAAGATGCTCATTGCTATTTCTGACCCCGACAAGCGTGAATATTACGAACTTGAGGCTGTGAACAATTCTTGGAATGGCCGCGAGCTTGAACGCATCCTTGAAGCTCCGCAAGAGGTCATCAAGGATCCGATGGTCCTGGAATTTCTTGGGCTGGAAAGTAGCCCCGCCTTTTTGTGCGTGTAG
- a CDS encoding virulence RhuM family protein: MKNVGLLPSGEGDDEKNEIIVYQPEGGEFHIEVRVDQDTVWLTQAQMAELFNTDRTSINRHIRNIFQTQELYENSTCAKIAQVRLEGGRSIKRVVPYYNLDMIISVGYRVNSISGTRFRQWANRVLKEHMLKGFSVNQRLVAHENRLENIDSRVIYLEKQVDFFVKANDAESNLSDFVSLQ; encoded by the coding sequence ATGAAGAATGTCGGTTTGTTGCCGTCGGGTGAGGGTGACGACGAAAAGAACGAAATCATCGTGTATCAGCCGGAAGGGGGCGAATTTCACATTGAAGTTCGCGTGGACCAGGATACTGTTTGGCTGACGCAGGCACAGATGGCGGAATTGTTCAATACGGACAGAACTTCAATAAATCGGCATATTCGCAACATTTTTCAGACGCAGGAATTGTATGAAAATTCAACTTGTGCAAAAATTGCACAGGTTCGTTTGGAGGGTGGACGGTCCATTAAACGAGTTGTCCCGTATTACAATTTGGATATGATTATTTCTGTGGGTTACAGGGTCAATTCCATTAGCGGCACTCGCTTCCGTCAGTGGGCAAACCGTGTCCTCAAAGAGCACATGTTGAAGGGCTTCAGCGTAAACCAGCGCCTTGTTGCACATGAAAACAGGCTGGAAAACATTGATTCTCGGGTCATTTATCTCGAAAAGCAGGTGGATTTCTTCGTGAAGGCGAACGACGCGGAATCAAACTTGTCTGATTTTGTTTCTCTTCAGTAA
- a CDS encoding DUF1016 N-terminal domain-containing protein yields the protein MAKEVISTKLVQDAKQIIETARENAVRSVDFCRVQMYWKLGKRIFEEEQHGRKRADYGAYIVKSLAEKLEAEYGSGFSKRQLEFCRQFFITYPIANTVCSQLNWSQYRMLIQIPDLDKREYYELEAVNNSWNGRELERILEAPQEVIKDPMILEFLGLESSPAFLCM from the coding sequence ATGGCTAAAGAAGTTATCTCTACGAAGCTGGTCCAAGATGCCAAGCAAATCATCGAGACTGCGCGGGAAAATGCGGTCAGGAGCGTTGATTTCTGTCGTGTCCAGATGTACTGGAAACTTGGCAAGCGTATTTTCGAAGAAGAACAGCATGGCAGGAAGCGTGCCGATTACGGGGCGTATATCGTGAAATCGCTTGCAGAAAAGCTGGAAGCAGAGTATGGGAGCGGATTTTCTAAGCGTCAATTAGAATTTTGCCGCCAATTTTTCATTACCTATCCAATTGCGAATACAGTGTGTTCGCAATTGAACTGGTCGCAATATCGTATGTTGATTCAGATTCCTGACCTCGACAAGCGCGAATATTACGAGCTTGAGGCAGTGAACAATTCTTGGAATGGCCGCGAGCTTGAACGCATCCTTGAAGCTCCGCAAGAGGTCATCAAGGATCCGATGATTTTGGAATTCCTTGGGCTGGAAAGTAGCCCCGCCTTTTTATGCATGTAG
- a CDS encoding DNA methylase, whose product MPSRTYAAIDLKSFFASVECILRGLDPLKAKLVVADESRTEKTICLAVTPALKAYGIPGRARLFEVNQKVREVLRRTGEKVEFTIAKPQMAKYVEYSTKVYNVYLKYVSAEDIHAYSIDECFLDLTRYLKLYKKTARELVKTIIQDVFATTGITATGGIGTNLYLCKIAMDVMAKHADADGVRIAELDEMSYRRQLWSHRPLTSFWQVGRGIAERLENCRLNAGRGIYTMGDIARVSVKNPEALYNLFGVNAEILIDHAWGYEPCTIADIKKSKPRNRSTGEGQVLQDPYPFDKARLVVREMVDTVSMTLIAHDLVTNAMVLTVGYDRENVDKGIYHGVTVTDFYGRTIPKPAHGTASIGYYTSSQSVIADAVMKLFDRIVDPKLTVRRLNLVAADIVDASHEQYDLFTDVQKQEKEKKRLKAELLIKKRFGKNAIVKGMDLQEGATTIERNGQIGGHRA is encoded by the coding sequence ATGCCTTCACGCACTTATGCGGCCATAGACTTAAAGTCGTTCTTTGCCTCGGTGGAATGTATCCTCCGGGGGCTTGACCCGCTTAAGGCGAAGCTCGTGGTGGCCGACGAGAGCCGCACCGAGAAGACGATTTGCCTTGCGGTGACGCCTGCGCTCAAGGCTTACGGGATTCCGGGGCGTGCGCGACTTTTCGAGGTGAACCAGAAGGTGCGCGAGGTGCTGCGCCGTACGGGCGAAAAGGTCGAGTTCACGATTGCGAAACCGCAGATGGCGAAGTATGTGGAGTATTCCACGAAGGTGTACAATGTCTACCTGAAGTACGTGAGTGCCGAAGACATTCATGCGTATTCCATTGACGAATGCTTTTTGGATTTGACGCGCTACTTGAAGCTTTATAAAAAGACGGCACGCGAATTAGTGAAGACGATTATCCAGGATGTTTTCGCGACTACGGGAATAACGGCCACGGGCGGAATCGGGACGAACTTGTACCTTTGCAAGATCGCGATGGACGTGATGGCGAAGCATGCGGATGCCGACGGCGTGCGCATCGCGGAACTGGACGAGATGAGTTACCGCAGGCAGCTTTGGTCGCACAGGCCGCTCACGAGTTTTTGGCAGGTGGGGCGCGGCATTGCGGAGCGCCTGGAAAATTGCAGGCTGAATGCGGGGCGCGGCATTTACACGATGGGCGATATTGCCCGCGTGAGTGTGAAAAATCCTGAAGCGCTGTACAATCTGTTTGGCGTGAATGCGGAGATTCTGATCGACCACGCTTGGGGTTACGAGCCTTGCACGATTGCGGACATCAAGAAGTCAAAGCCGCGGAACAGGAGTACGGGCGAAGGCCAGGTGCTGCAGGATCCGTATCCGTTCGACAAGGCGCGTCTCGTGGTGCGTGAAATGGTCGATACGGTTTCGATGACTTTGATTGCGCACGACCTGGTGACAAATGCGATGGTACTCACGGTGGGTTACGACCGCGAAAATGTGGACAAGGGAATTTACCACGGCGTCACGGTCACGGATTTTTACGGGCGCACGATTCCGAAACCTGCTCATGGCACGGCAAGCATCGGTTATTATACCAGCTCTCAGTCGGTAATTGCCGATGCGGTCATGAAACTTTTCGACCGCATCGTGGACCCGAAGCTGACGGTGCGCCGCCTGAACCTGGTGGCCGCCGACATCGTGGATGCAAGTCACGAACAGTACGACTTGTTCACCGATGTGCAGAAGCAGGAAAAAGAAAAGAAGCGCCTGAAGGCGGAACTCCTGATCAAGAAACGCTTCGGCAAGAATGCGATTGTGAAGGGAATGGATTTGCAAGAAGGCGCCACCACCATTGAACGCAACGGACAAATCGGAGGACACAGGGCTTAG
- a CDS encoding cytosine permease — MRTSVFSNGIIWFGVAISVSEIEAGIEIGSAAAKDSLWLPLVLGHLLGGVMLFFVGLIGARVRLNAMETTASTFGKYGSKFFAALNVFQLLAWVAVLNAQGASALSGLNLPISFPLTCVILAVLIAAWVYVGLKRSANVATVVMAALAVLLAVLSVKLFGIAPASGAKAAAVLGFWNVFEISIAMPISWLPVISDYTKDAEKPVGATAVSAVAYSLASLWMYFIGIEIAGIGASNNIAQAILLAGLGIPGIVIVVLSTVTTNFLAANSAGESAKAIYGKLNPKVAGVVVSVLSAVLAISGIMDHYISFLYLIASVFAPMAAVLLVSFFFAKGRSESLGAWLWNFFAWLAGFAVYQVAERLDSVFLGPTLIAVIVSAALAYARVLKFLFLNGHATEKDSAHQ; from the coding sequence ATGCGTACTAGTGTTTTTTCAAATGGAATTATTTGGTTCGGTGTCGCGATTTCCGTTTCCGAGATTGAGGCTGGTATCGAGATCGGCTCCGCGGCGGCGAAGGATTCCCTGTGGCTTCCCCTGGTTCTTGGTCACCTTCTAGGTGGCGTGATGCTGTTCTTTGTCGGTCTCATCGGTGCGCGTGTGCGTCTGAACGCCATGGAGACGACGGCTTCGACTTTCGGCAAGTACGGTTCCAAGTTTTTTGCGGCGTTGAATGTGTTCCAGCTGCTTGCGTGGGTGGCCGTGTTGAATGCGCAGGGTGCGTCGGCGCTTTCGGGGCTCAATCTGCCGATTTCTTTCCCGCTGACTTGCGTGATTCTTGCGGTGCTGATTGCGGCGTGGGTCTATGTGGGCCTCAAGCGTTCGGCGAATGTGGCGACGGTCGTGATGGCGGCCCTTGCGGTTTTGCTTGCCGTGCTTTCTGTTAAGTTGTTCGGTATCGCCCCGGCGTCTGGTGCCAAGGCTGCTGCAGTACTTGGTTTTTGGAATGTTTTCGAGATTTCGATTGCCATGCCCATTTCGTGGTTGCCGGTGATTTCCGACTATACCAAGGATGCCGAAAAACCGGTCGGGGCAACGGCGGTTTCTGCGGTGGCGTATTCGCTGGCGAGCCTCTGGATGTATTTTATCGGAATCGAGATTGCGGGAATTGGGGCGAGCAACAACATCGCGCAGGCGATTCTCTTGGCGGGCCTCGGTATCCCGGGAATCGTGATTGTGGTGCTTTCGACGGTGACGACCAACTTCTTGGCGGCGAACTCGGCCGGTGAATCGGCAAAGGCAATTTATGGCAAGCTGAATCCGAAAGTAGCAGGTGTTGTCGTGAGCGTGCTGAGTGCCGTCCTTGCGATTTCGGGAATCATGGATCATTACATCAGTTTCCTTTACCTGATTGCGTCTGTGTTTGCGCCCATGGCTGCCGTGTTGCTGGTTTCGTTCTTCTTTGCGAAGGGGCGTAGCGAAAGTCTCGGCGCCTGGCTCTGGAACTTTTTTGCGTGGCTTGCGGGGTTTGCGGTTTACCAGGTGGCGGAACGCCTGGATTCCGTATTCCTTGGTCCGACACTGATTGCGGTTATTGTTTCGGCAGCGCTAGCCTATGCCCGCGTTCTCAAATTTCTATTTTTGAATGGTCATGCCACAGAAAAAGATAGCGCTCATCAA